In Treponema vincentii, a single window of DNA contains:
- a CDS encoding STAS domain-containing protein has translation MELKIRKNKDVYIIDVSGEMDLYNSYKLKELIAKMLERQIQCIVLNLEEVEYIDSSGIGALIYICSTLKKKNLKLYITNIHGSVKKVIELTKLMGFFPITNSLEEALQKLADSQ, from the coding sequence ATGGAACTGAAAATCCGAAAAAATAAGGATGTATACATTATCGATGTAAGCGGCGAGATGGATTTATACAATTCGTATAAACTGAAGGAATTAATTGCAAAGATGCTTGAACGTCAGATTCAATGCATTGTACTCAATCTTGAAGAAGTGGAATATATCGATTCTTCCGGTATCGGAGCGTTGATTTATATCTGTTCAACCTTAAAAAAGAAAAACTTAAAGTTATACATTACTAATATTCATGGTTCGGTAAAGAAAGTCATCGAATTAACAAAACTGATGGGCTTTTTCCCAATTACCAATAGCCTGGAAGAGGCTCTACAAAAATTAGCCGATAGTCAATAG
- a CDS encoding ATP-binding protein produces the protein MIKELRVDGKDPLFDKTGMLYKEFPSDFRQIRYFTLLIVQSAPLEIKGINLLEQQISEIIKNAVKHGNKCDPKKKVKVWYEFSPEHAHLIVEDEGSGFKDIEKWNEFNRKRLECLHKQDFTNLGDYVSFRTAQSDDNDGGNALFAALEYWNGGFVFGDKRNSIAMLKQYPKKRHGIAIE, from the coding sequence ATGATCAAAGAATTACGCGTTGACGGAAAAGACCCGTTATTTGATAAGACCGGTATGCTGTATAAAGAATTCCCTTCGGATTTCCGACAAATTCGCTATTTTACCCTTTTGATTGTTCAGTCAGCTCCGTTGGAAATCAAAGGAATTAACCTACTTGAGCAGCAAATCAGTGAGATCATCAAAAATGCTGTAAAGCATGGAAATAAATGTGATCCTAAAAAGAAAGTAAAGGTATGGTATGAATTCAGCCCCGAACACGCACACCTCATCGTCGAAGATGAAGGCTCCGGCTTCAAAGATATAGAGAAATGGAATGAATTTAACCGGAAACGGCTTGAATGCCTCCATAAGCAGGATTTTACCAATCTTGGTGATTATGTTTCTTTTAGAACGGCTCAGAGCGATGATAATGACGGCGGAAACGCGTTGTTTGCAGCACTGGAGTATTGGAATGGCGGTTTTGTATTCGGCGATAAGCGTAACTCGATCGCGATGCTGAAGCAATACCCTAAAAAACGCCACGGTATTGCAATAGAATAG